The Streptomyces sp. Alt3 genome has a segment encoding these proteins:
- a CDS encoding methylaspartate mutase — protein sequence MTGAGFGAFVRRAHDAGRLVVQPRMGMSSPERMRAGLLATRDADATTVGTLTLDSYTRVGDLESAQLAVLEGVDLNGYPLVSHETATTRRVLDGIHGPRFPVQVRHGSAAPQHIFRALTAVGLDASEGGPVSYCLPYGRVPLRESVAHWTESCEHFSTLRRTGAEPHLETFGGCVLGQLCPPGLLVAVSVLEALFFRRHGIRSISVSYAQQTNRRQDSEAVAALRSLCTRFLSDTEWHVVVYAYMGLFPETEHGARRLLAQAAELAVESGSERLIVKTVAESRRIPSVAENVSALEYAAAVAERTARDPLEGTGTETYAEAYALVDAVLNLDDDLGTALLKAFSEGRLDVPYCLHPDNAGLSRSYIAEDGRLCWSDVGNMPLSGVVDARPAHTVTSSELLASLSYVRRSFDDHNTRP from the coding sequence GTGACCGGTGCCGGATTCGGCGCGTTCGTGCGCCGGGCCCACGACGCCGGCCGGCTGGTGGTGCAGCCCCGGATGGGAATGAGCAGCCCCGAGCGCATGCGCGCCGGGCTGCTCGCCACCCGGGACGCCGACGCGACGACCGTCGGCACCCTCACCCTGGACAGCTACACCCGGGTCGGCGACCTGGAGTCGGCACAGCTCGCCGTCCTCGAAGGGGTCGACCTCAACGGCTATCCGCTCGTCAGCCATGAGACGGCCACCACCCGCCGGGTCCTGGACGGCATCCACGGCCCGCGCTTCCCGGTGCAGGTGCGGCACGGCTCGGCGGCGCCCCAGCACATCTTCCGCGCGCTGACGGCCGTGGGGCTCGACGCCTCGGAGGGCGGGCCCGTCTCCTACTGCCTCCCCTACGGCAGAGTCCCGTTGCGTGAGTCCGTCGCCCACTGGACGGAGTCCTGCGAACACTTCTCCACGCTCCGCCGGACCGGCGCCGAACCGCACCTGGAGACGTTCGGGGGGTGCGTGCTCGGCCAGCTCTGCCCGCCCGGCCTGCTCGTCGCGGTCAGCGTGCTCGAAGCGCTGTTCTTCCGCCGGCACGGAATCCGGAGCATTTCGGTGAGTTACGCCCAGCAGACGAATCGGCGTCAGGACTCCGAAGCGGTCGCGGCGTTACGCAGCCTGTGCACGCGGTTCCTTTCCGACACCGAATGGCACGTGGTCGTCTACGCCTACATGGGACTGTTCCCGGAAACCGAGCACGGTGCCCGTCGACTGCTCGCACAGGCCGCCGAACTGGCCGTCGAGAGCGGCTCCGAGCGCCTCATCGTGAAAACCGTGGCGGAATCCCGCCGCATTCCGTCGGTGGCGGAGAACGTGTCCGCGCTGGAATATGCCGCCGCGGTCGCCGAACGCACCGCCCGGGACCCCTTGGAGGGTACCGGGACGGAGACGTACGCCGAGGCGTACGCGCTGGTCGACGCGGTGCTGAACCTGGACGACGACCTCGGCACCGCACTGCTGAAGGCGTTCTCCGAGGGCCGGCTCGACGTGCCCTACTGCCTGCATCCCGACAATGCCGGACTGAGCCGGAGCTATATCGCCGAGGACGGCCGGCTGTGCTGGTCCGACGTGGGAAACATGCCGCTGTCCGGTGTGGTCGACGCCCGCCCGGCGCACACCGTCACCTCCTCGGAGCTGCTCGCCTCCCTGTCCTACGTCCGGCGTTCGTTCGACGACCACAACACCCGCCCGTGA
- a CDS encoding cobalamin B12-binding domain-containing protein, translating to MSNPLTPTPGDQPVLVVGGISDSHTWNLVYLQLLVEEHGHRVVNLGPCVPEDLLIGEALVHDPALIVISSVNGHGYHDGMRTVTRLREHPGLGDVPVVIGGKLGIAGPCGDEEEAALRAAGYDEVFEESADGIAAFRRMLDALPQRALV from the coding sequence ATGAGCAATCCCCTCACCCCCACCCCCGGCGACCAGCCCGTCCTCGTGGTGGGCGGCATCTCCGACTCGCACACCTGGAACCTGGTCTACCTCCAGCTCCTCGTCGAGGAGCACGGCCACCGCGTGGTCAACCTCGGACCCTGCGTCCCCGAGGACCTGCTGATCGGCGAGGCCCTCGTGCACGATCCCGCGCTGATCGTGATCAGCAGCGTCAACGGGCACGGTTACCACGACGGCATGCGCACCGTCACCCGGCTGCGCGAGCACCCCGGCCTCGGTGACGTGCCCGTCGTCATCGGCGGCAAGCTCGGCATCGCCGGGCCCTGCGGCGACGAGGAGGAGGCCGCGCTGCGCGCGGCCGGCTACGACGAGGTGTTCGAGGAGTCGGCCGACGGCATAGCCGCCTTCCGCCGGATGCTCGACGCCCTGCCCCAGCGGGCCCTGGTGTGA
- a CDS encoding type III PLP-dependent enzyme, translating to MTGTTDLARRFGTPSYVYDLDRVAAARDELFAALPDEVAVYYAAKANPHPEILREMRAGGPRVCRAEISSVGELDAALRAGFEGTEILYTGPGKTTEELAEAMTRGVRTFSVESPGDLRHVGGTAVSLGITADCLIRVNNPTGAAATSIRMTGVPSQFGFDGETLPGLAAELRDVPGTTLAGLHFFPLSNAKDEASLIAEFQHTIATAAALQRDLGVDFRIVDLGGGFAAPYAVQGQRPVYGELREALATSLDEHFPGWREGAPRIACESGRYLVADSGHLLTSVVNVKDSRGTRYVVLDAGINTFGGMSGLGRILPVSIEPHESVGTDGIPVQLAGPLCTPGDLLGRQVPLADPAPGDLLTVPNAGSYGPTASLLMFLGRPAPTEIVVRGDDLVSVSRIEHTRTYEHGQAL from the coding sequence GTGACCGGCACCACCGACCTCGCCCGGCGCTTCGGCACCCCCTCCTACGTCTACGACCTGGACCGGGTCGCGGCGGCCCGGGACGAACTGTTCGCCGCGCTGCCCGACGAGGTGGCCGTGTACTACGCGGCGAAGGCCAACCCGCACCCCGAGATCCTGCGCGAGATGCGGGCCGGCGGCCCCCGGGTCTGCCGCGCGGAGATCAGCTCCGTCGGCGAACTCGACGCCGCGCTGCGGGCCGGCTTCGAGGGGACCGAGATCCTGTACACCGGCCCCGGCAAGACCACCGAGGAGCTGGCCGAGGCCATGACCCGGGGCGTACGGACGTTCTCCGTGGAGTCGCCCGGCGACCTGCGACACGTCGGCGGGACGGCGGTGAGCCTCGGCATCACCGCCGACTGCCTGATCCGGGTGAACAACCCCACCGGGGCCGCCGCCACCAGCATCCGCATGACCGGGGTGCCCTCACAGTTCGGGTTCGACGGCGAGACCCTGCCCGGCCTCGCCGCGGAACTGCGCGACGTACCCGGCACCACCCTGGCCGGACTGCACTTCTTCCCGCTGAGCAACGCCAAGGACGAGGCGAGCCTCATCGCCGAGTTCCAGCACACCATCGCCACCGCCGCCGCACTCCAGCGGGACCTGGGCGTCGACTTCCGCATCGTCGACCTCGGCGGAGGCTTCGCCGCACCGTACGCGGTCCAGGGGCAGCGGCCGGTCTACGGCGAACTGCGCGAAGCCCTGGCCACCTCGCTCGACGAGCACTTCCCCGGCTGGCGCGAGGGCGCCCCGCGCATCGCGTGCGAGTCGGGACGGTATCTGGTCGCCGACAGCGGACACCTGCTCACGAGTGTCGTCAACGTCAAGGACAGCCGGGGCACCCGCTACGTCGTCCTCGACGCCGGGATCAACACCTTCGGCGGCATGTCCGGTCTCGGCCGCATCCTGCCGGTCTCCATCGAGCCGCACGAGTCCGTCGGAACCGACGGAATCCCGGTCCAGCTCGCCGGACCGCTGTGCACACCCGGCGACCTGCTCGGGCGCCAGGTCCCGCTGGCCGACCCGGCCCCCGGCGACCTGCTGACCGTGCCCAACGCCGGTTCCTACGGGCCCACCGCCAGCCTCCTGATGTTCCTCGGCAGGCCCGCTCCCACGGAGATCGTCGTCCGCGGCGACGACCTCGTCTCCGTCTCCCGCATCGAGCACACCCGAACCTACGAACACGGACAGGCCCTGTGA
- a CDS encoding AMP-binding protein, which translates to MNGQPTAQARTDARIHDLLDEATAEHPDAAAVTDATGRWTYRELTAWSHAVDAWLQAQGIGHGDRVLVQLASTRELVALLYGTARRGAVLVPVNTGMKDYHLRAVVENSEPSLVIVDGAAVSRVSALAGTVTVLGLDEAWQAVTDLRDKEARGDGAPVHSDDLAVLVYTSGSTAAPKAVVCPHGRMVFATEAINIELGYRPDDVVFCRFPISWDYGLYKVLLTAAGRSEIVLADGESDLVLLRRIRETRATVVPIVPSLATMICALAEREPRQDSTVRMFTNTGAALPKPTADGLRTAFPGSEVVVQFGQTECKRVSVLPPDQQDARPESVGRPLPGTRAFTVDDEGNTLPPWQTGEIVVEGPHVMPGYWRAPEQTARAFRPAPDGGLRLHTGDFGHVDEDGYLYYEGRRDDMFKHKGVRMSTTEIEAAATDVPGVRAAAVLPPAPGRDLAVFAEGGIDPHVLLRELSLRLEPAKVPGISRVVDELPLTAHGKHDRKQLLSLLEGTTP; encoded by the coding sequence GTGAACGGTCAACCGACAGCGCAGGCCCGCACCGACGCCCGGATACACGACCTGCTCGACGAGGCCACCGCCGAGCACCCTGACGCGGCAGCGGTCACGGACGCCACCGGGCGATGGACCTACCGGGAGCTCACCGCCTGGAGTCACGCCGTCGACGCGTGGCTCCAGGCCCAGGGCATCGGCCACGGCGACCGCGTCCTGGTGCAGCTGGCCAGCACCCGTGAGCTCGTCGCCCTGCTGTACGGCACCGCCCGCCGCGGCGCCGTCCTCGTCCCCGTCAACACGGGCATGAAGGACTACCACCTCCGGGCCGTCGTCGAGAACTCCGAGCCGTCCCTGGTGATCGTCGACGGTGCCGCCGTGTCCCGGGTCTCCGCGCTCGCCGGGACGGTCACCGTCCTCGGCCTGGACGAGGCATGGCAGGCGGTCACCGACCTGCGCGACAAGGAGGCACGGGGCGACGGCGCTCCCGTCCACAGCGACGACCTCGCCGTCCTCGTCTACACGTCCGGCTCCACGGCGGCCCCCAAGGCCGTCGTCTGCCCGCACGGCCGGATGGTCTTCGCCACCGAGGCCATCAACATCGAACTCGGCTACCGTCCCGACGACGTGGTCTTCTGCCGTTTCCCCATCTCCTGGGACTACGGCCTCTACAAGGTGCTGCTCACCGCGGCCGGCCGCAGCGAGATCGTGCTCGCCGACGGTGAGTCCGACCTGGTGCTGCTGCGACGCATCCGGGAGACCCGGGCCACCGTCGTCCCCATCGTGCCGTCCCTGGCCACCATGATCTGCGCGCTGGCCGAACGGGAACCGCGGCAGGACTCCACCGTCCGCATGTTCACCAACACCGGGGCGGCGCTGCCGAAGCCCACCGCCGACGGGCTCCGCACGGCCTTCCCCGGATCCGAGGTGGTCGTCCAGTTCGGCCAGACCGAGTGCAAGCGGGTCTCCGTCCTGCCGCCCGACCAGCAGGACGCCCGCCCCGAGTCCGTCGGCCGCCCGCTGCCCGGCACCCGGGCCTTCACCGTCGACGACGAAGGCAACACGCTCCCGCCCTGGCAGACCGGGGAGATCGTCGTCGAAGGCCCCCACGTCATGCCCGGCTACTGGCGCGCGCCCGAGCAGACCGCACGCGCCTTCCGGCCCGCGCCCGACGGCGGACTGCGGCTGCACACCGGCGACTTCGGACACGTCGACGAGGACGGATACCTCTACTACGAGGGCCGCCGGGACGACATGTTCAAGCACAAGGGCGTCCGCATGAGCACCACCGAGATCGAGGCCGCGGCCACGGACGTACCCGGTGTCCGGGCCGCCGCGGTGCTGCCGCCCGCCCCCGGCCGTGATCTCGCGGTCTTCGCGGAGGGCGGCATCGACCCGCACGTGCTGCTCCGGGAGCTGTCCCTCCGGCTGGAGCCCGCCAAGGTGCCCGGCATCAGCCGTGTCGTCGACGAACTGCCGCTGACCGCGCACGGCAAGCACGACCGCAAGCAGCTCCTCAGCCTTCTGGAAGGAACCACGCCGTGA
- a CDS encoding AMP-binding protein has product MDGALSGRFLRGLALAPDRPALRADGATLTYRELHERALLLAGSLLSGLPDQPPAVGVLAGKGPSAYPSLLAGLYSGVTVVPLQPAFPAARTRQMIEAAGVGALLADDDALPALTALHEDGLTLPTLFAPGGQPMPALDVDPDSVLKAPMPARPDDIAYVLFTSGSTGRPKGVPVTHANTAHYFSLLDERYDFGSEDVFSQTFDLNFDCAMFDLFCAWGAGATVVPVPAREYARLPEFVTEQGVTVWFSTPSAVSLVRRTGGLAPGALPSLRRSFFAGEALSCQDAEDWAAAASGTVLENIYGPTELTITVTAHRWQPGHRHLHGMVPIGDVHPGHEVLLLDATGSPSTTGEGELCIAGPQLTPGYLDPADDTGRFLERDGLRYYRTGDRVRSTESDGLLYLGRQDAQVQVHGIRTELAEVDAAVRACPGVEDAVTVAVPVDGTVELAVFHTGEQVTPARLARHLRELLPAAVVPRAYHHLDAFPLNPNRKTDRRKLTSRAAALRQQPPGAGTRTQGRQESQ; this is encoded by the coding sequence ATGGACGGGGCCCTGTCCGGACGGTTCCTGCGCGGGCTGGCCCTGGCGCCCGACCGGCCCGCGCTGCGGGCCGACGGCGCCACCCTCACCTACCGCGAGCTGCACGAGCGGGCCCTCCTGCTCGCCGGCTCCCTGCTGTCCGGTCTCCCCGACCAGCCGCCCGCCGTGGGCGTGCTGGCCGGCAAGGGACCGTCCGCGTACCCGAGCCTGCTGGCCGGCCTCTACAGCGGGGTCACCGTCGTCCCCCTGCAGCCGGCCTTCCCCGCCGCCCGCACCCGGCAGATGATCGAGGCCGCCGGAGTGGGCGCCCTGCTCGCCGACGACGACGCGCTGCCCGCGCTGACCGCGCTGCACGAGGACGGCCTCACCCTGCCCACGCTGTTCGCCCCCGGCGGGCAGCCGATGCCGGCGCTCGACGTCGACCCCGACAGCGTGCTGAAGGCACCGATGCCGGCCCGCCCGGACGACATCGCCTACGTGCTGTTCACCTCCGGCTCCACCGGACGGCCCAAGGGTGTACCGGTCACCCACGCCAACACCGCGCACTACTTCTCCCTGCTCGACGAGCGGTACGACTTCGGTTCCGAGGACGTCTTCTCGCAGACCTTCGACCTCAACTTCGACTGCGCGATGTTCGACCTGTTCTGCGCCTGGGGAGCGGGAGCCACCGTTGTACCGGTCCCCGCGCGGGAGTACGCGCGCCTGCCCGAGTTCGTGACCGAGCAGGGGGTGACCGTGTGGTTCTCCACGCCCAGCGCGGTCTCCCTGGTGCGGCGCACCGGCGGCCTCGCACCCGGTGCGCTGCCCTCGCTGCGCAGGAGCTTCTTCGCGGGGGAGGCGCTCAGCTGCCAGGACGCCGAGGACTGGGCGGCAGCGGCCTCCGGCACCGTGCTGGAGAACATCTACGGACCGACCGAACTGACCATCACGGTCACCGCGCACCGCTGGCAGCCGGGCCACCGGCACCTGCACGGGATGGTGCCGATCGGGGACGTCCACCCGGGCCACGAGGTGCTGCTGCTGGACGCCACCGGCTCGCCGAGCACCACCGGCGAGGGCGAACTGTGCATCGCCGGGCCCCAGCTGACCCCCGGCTACCTCGACCCGGCCGACGACACCGGACGCTTCCTGGAACGGGACGGCCTGCGCTACTACCGCACCGGCGACCGGGTCCGCAGCACCGAGAGCGACGGCCTGCTCTACCTGGGCCGCCAGGACGCCCAGGTCCAGGTGCACGGCATCCGGACGGAACTGGCCGAGGTCGACGCCGCGGTACGCGCCTGCCCGGGTGTCGAGGACGCGGTGACCGTCGCGGTCCCCGTGGACGGCACGGTCGAACTCGCCGTCTTCCACACCGGCGAACAGGTGACGCCCGCCCGGCTCGCCCGCCACCTGCGGGAACTGCTGCCGGCCGCGGTCGTCCCCCGGGCCTACCACCACCTGGACGCCTTTCCGCTCAACCCCAACCGCAAGACCGATCGCAGGAAGCTCACCTCCCGCGCCGCGGCCCTGCGACAGCAGCCCCCCGGAGCCGGGACCAGGACCCAAGGACGGCAGGAGTCGCAGTGA
- a CDS encoding phosphopantetheine-binding protein has protein sequence MWDDQFEQILRTFLPFLPPQEPLTDDDELKDLGLDSLGMVQLLGTLEDAYQVRFRDSALTMGTFRSAGTLWETVEGMLQRTTS, from the coding sequence ATGTGGGACGACCAGTTCGAACAGATACTCCGCACCTTCCTGCCGTTCCTGCCCCCGCAGGAGCCGCTGACCGACGACGACGAGCTGAAGGACCTCGGCCTGGACTCGCTGGGCATGGTCCAGCTGCTCGGCACGCTGGAGGACGCGTACCAGGTGCGCTTCCGTGACAGCGCGCTGACCATGGGCACCTTCCGCAGCGCCGGCACGCTGTGGGAGACCGTCGAGGGCATGCTCCAGCGCACCACGAGCTGA
- a CDS encoding ACP S-malonyltransferase: MAYDTALVFPGMGPVPFADVGRFMVANPVARELVAVADDALGYSLVDAFRRSEGDYSEAAQVAFFVNCLASAYWATEHLDVTPDIVAGPSFGEKAALAYTGALELPDAVRLTAEIARCLESYFAEHHKDIVTLSFVRAPSEELDPILAELDEAGEWHEISCHIDDGFWMVSLAEHRVDWMRERLRSIGSLPLYTMRPPMHASVFAPLRAKAEREVVSRYTFVDPSLPVVADQDGRVLRTGAELRTMLLDGFDHAMNWPSVTTALKDAGVRRLCVAGPDSLFGRVPRTTRTFEVVAAHPRLAMTPRRRARAA; encoded by the coding sequence ATGGCGTACGACACCGCTCTCGTCTTCCCCGGCATGGGGCCCGTCCCGTTCGCCGACGTGGGCCGCTTCATGGTGGCCAACCCCGTGGCCCGGGAACTGGTCGCCGTAGCCGACGACGCCCTCGGCTACTCCCTGGTCGACGCCTTCCGCCGGTCCGAGGGCGACTACTCGGAGGCCGCCCAGGTCGCCTTCTTCGTGAACTGCCTGGCCAGCGCGTACTGGGCGACCGAGCACCTGGACGTCACCCCCGACATCGTGGCCGGCCCCAGTTTCGGGGAGAAGGCGGCCCTCGCGTACACAGGCGCCCTCGAACTGCCCGACGCCGTCCGCCTCACCGCCGAGATCGCGCGGTGCCTCGAATCGTACTTCGCCGAACACCACAAGGACATCGTCACCCTGTCCTTCGTCCGCGCCCCGAGCGAGGAACTGGACCCGATCCTCGCCGAGCTCGACGAGGCGGGCGAGTGGCACGAGATCTCCTGCCACATCGACGACGGCTTCTGGATGGTCTCCCTGGCCGAACACCGCGTCGACTGGATGCGGGAGCGGCTGCGCTCCATCGGCAGCCTCCCCCTGTACACGATGCGTCCCCCCATGCACGCGTCGGTGTTCGCGCCGCTGCGCGCCAAGGCGGAACGCGAGGTCGTCTCGCGCTACACCTTCGTCGACCCCTCCCTGCCGGTCGTCGCCGACCAGGACGGCAGGGTGCTGCGCACGGGCGCGGAACTGCGCACCATGCTGCTCGACGGCTTCGACCACGCCATGAACTGGCCGAGCGTCACCACGGCGCTGAAGGACGCCGGAGTCCGGCGCCTGTGCGTCGCCGGACCCGACAGCCTCTTCGGCCGGGTCCCCCGGACCACCCGCACCTTCGAGGTCGTCGCCGCGCACCCACGCCTGGCGATGACCCCCCGGCGCCGCGCACGCGCCGCCTGA
- a CDS encoding proline iminopeptidase-family hydrolase, producing MSPKPSAQGLVPGVKGTVPFGEYRTWYRVTGELGAGRPAVVVVHGGPGSTHDYLLPLARLAEDGWPVVHYDQLGNGGSTHLPDSAPDFWTVDLFLDELGNLVRELGIADDYVLFGQSWGGPLSARHAMGRPPGLRGLVVANAPASYPVWLQEMARLRAALPPDVQETLVRHERAGTYESEEYLAAMRVFYDRHVCRLTPWPRDFLSSFMEIYNDPTVYYAMNGPTEFHVIGSLKDWSIVDELHTIRTPTLLLSGRHDEATPAVVQPYMDHVPGARWEIFEESSHLPHLEEPDRFFEVLTDFLAGL from the coding sequence GTGTCCCCGAAACCCAGTGCGCAGGGTCTCGTACCCGGCGTCAAGGGCACCGTCCCCTTCGGGGAGTACCGGACCTGGTACCGCGTGACCGGGGAACTGGGGGCGGGACGCCCCGCGGTCGTCGTCGTCCACGGCGGCCCCGGCAGTACGCACGACTACCTGCTGCCGCTCGCCCGCCTCGCCGAGGACGGCTGGCCGGTCGTCCACTACGACCAGCTGGGCAACGGCGGCTCCACCCATCTTCCCGACAGCGCGCCGGACTTCTGGACGGTCGACCTGTTCCTCGACGAACTCGGCAATCTCGTGCGGGAACTGGGCATCGCCGACGACTACGTCCTGTTCGGCCAGTCCTGGGGCGGCCCGCTGAGCGCACGGCATGCCATGGGCCGTCCCCCCGGCCTCCGCGGTCTGGTCGTGGCCAACGCACCCGCCTCGTACCCAGTCTGGCTCCAGGAGATGGCGCGGCTGCGTGCCGCACTGCCGCCGGACGTACAGGAGACCCTGGTGCGGCACGAGAGGGCCGGCACCTACGAGTCCGAGGAGTACCTGGCCGCGATGCGTGTCTTCTACGACCGCCACGTGTGCCGCCTCACCCCGTGGCCCCGCGACTTCCTCTCCTCCTTCATGGAGATCTACAACGACCCGACGGTCTACTACGCGATGAACGGCCCGACCGAGTTCCACGTGATCGGCTCCCTGAAGGACTGGTCGATCGTCGACGAACTGCACACCATCAGGACGCCCACGCTGCTCCTGAGCGGACGTCACGACGAGGCCACCCCGGCCGTCGTCCAGCCCTACATGGACCACGTCCCCGGGGCCCGCTGGGAGATCTTCGAGGAGTCCAGCCACCTGCCGCACCTGGAGGAGCCGGACCGGTTCTTCGAGGTGCTCACCGACTTCCTCGCCGGCCTGTGA